One segment of Geomonas ferrireducens DNA contains the following:
- a CDS encoding endonuclease III domain-containing protein, whose amino-acid sequence MENDTGGEATPRRREQLMELFDALFKRYGALNWWPADTPFEVCVGAILTQNTNWGNVEKAIANLKREGLLSVEAIRDTQPERLAELIRPSGFFNVKTVRLKGFVEWLVTRHGSLDAMFTGEWRPLREELVRVPGIGPETCDSILLYAGHKPSFVVDAYTRRLFSRLGLVGERDDYHEVRALFMEHLPPDVPLFNEYHAQIVEHCKRHCRKTPACDGCPLKAACCRATPL is encoded by the coding sequence ATGGAAAACGACACGGGCGGGGAGGCGACTCCGCGCCGGCGCGAACAGCTCATGGAGCTCTTCGACGCGCTCTTCAAGCGCTACGGCGCCCTCAACTGGTGGCCTGCCGACACCCCCTTCGAGGTCTGCGTCGGCGCCATCCTCACCCAGAACACCAACTGGGGGAACGTAGAAAAGGCGATAGCGAACCTGAAACGGGAGGGGCTCCTCTCGGTCGAGGCGATCCGGGATACGCAACCGGAACGGCTCGCCGAGTTGATACGCCCCTCCGGCTTTTTCAACGTGAAAACGGTGCGGCTCAAGGGTTTCGTGGAGTGGCTTGTAACGCGCCACGGCAGCCTCGACGCCATGTTCACCGGAGAGTGGCGTCCGCTGCGCGAGGAGCTCGTCAGGGTCCCCGGGATAGGGCCGGAGACCTGCGATTCGATCCTCCTCTACGCCGGGCACAAACCGTCTTTCGTGGTGGACGCCTACACCCGCCGCCTCTTCTCGCGCCTGGGGCTGGTAGGCGAAAGGGACGACTATCACGAGGTGCGCGCCCTGTTCATGGAGCATCTCCCCCCCGACGTACCGCTGTTCAACGAATACCACGCCCAGATCGTGGAGCACTGCAAGCGACACTGCCGGAAAACGCCGGCCTGCGACGGATGCCCGCTGAAAGCCGCCTGCTGCCGCGCCACACCCTTATAG
- a CDS encoding gamma carbonic anhydrase family protein: protein MIRSFKGMNPKIDPSAFIAEGAVIIGEVSIGKEASIWYNCVVRGDVNSITIGDRTNIQDLSMLHVTHKKHAEDPGAPLVIGNDVTVGHSVTLHGCTIEDGAFIGMQAMIMDKAVIGKGALVGARALVTEGTVIPPGTLWVGSPAKYKRDLTENEIAWLGRSAGNYVRYSREFMEDPATPRRTDNE from the coding sequence ATGATCCGATCCTTCAAAGGCATGAACCCCAAGATCGACCCTTCCGCCTTCATCGCCGAGGGCGCCGTCATCATCGGCGAGGTGAGTATCGGCAAGGAGGCGAGCATCTGGTACAACTGCGTGGTGCGCGGCGACGTGAACTCCATCACCATCGGGGACCGGACCAACATCCAGGATCTCTCCATGCTGCACGTAACGCATAAAAAACACGCCGAGGACCCGGGCGCTCCGCTCGTCATCGGCAACGACGTGACCGTAGGCCACAGCGTCACCCTGCACGGCTGCACCATCGAGGACGGCGCCTTCATCGGGATGCAGGCAATGATCATGGATAAGGCGGTCATCGGCAAGGGGGCGCTCGTAGGTGCCCGGGCTCTCGTCACCGAGGGGACCGTGATCCCCCCCGGCACCCTCTGGGTCGGCTCCCCCGCGAAATACAAGCGGGACCTGACCGAAAACGAGATCGCCTGGCTTGGGCGCTCGGCCGGGAACTACGTCCGCTACTCCCGCGAGTTCATGGAAGACCCGGCGACGCCGCGGCGCACCGACAACGAGTAG
- the nadA gene encoding quinolinate synthase NadA encodes MTQETLKSDIKSLLRKRNAVLLAHNYMRDEVQEIADITGDSLALSMEAAKTDADVIVFCGVHFMAESASILAPEKTVLLPRLDAGCPMADMVTVEGLKELKARYPGVPVVTYVNSSAAVKAESDICCTSANALKVVQSMSENEIIFAPDKNLGSYVARFTDKKFHLWEGYCPTHERLRPEVVVELKDQHPDAPFVCHPECNPAVVALADHVCSTTGMYDYCRKSSAKRFIIGTEAGILWRLKRENPDKEFILASPALICPNMKLTSLEDVHEALVNMRPVVKVPEETRVPAKRALDRMLAIPRD; translated from the coding sequence ATGACGCAGGAAACTTTAAAGTCAGATATTAAATCTTTGCTCAGGAAGCGCAATGCCGTGCTCCTGGCACATAACTACATGCGCGACGAGGTACAGGAGATCGCCGACATTACCGGTGACTCCCTCGCCCTCTCGATGGAAGCAGCCAAGACTGACGCCGACGTGATCGTCTTCTGCGGCGTCCACTTCATGGCGGAGTCCGCCTCGATCCTCGCACCGGAAAAGACCGTGCTGCTCCCCCGCCTCGATGCCGGCTGCCCGATGGCCGACATGGTCACCGTGGAAGGGCTCAAGGAGCTCAAGGCTAGGTACCCGGGCGTACCGGTGGTGACCTACGTGAACTCCTCCGCCGCCGTGAAGGCCGAAAGCGACATCTGCTGCACCTCGGCGAACGCGCTCAAGGTGGTGCAGTCCATGAGCGAGAACGAGATCATCTTCGCGCCGGACAAAAACCTCGGCAGCTACGTCGCCCGTTTCACCGACAAGAAGTTCCACCTCTGGGAAGGGTACTGCCCGACCCACGAGCGGCTGAGGCCCGAGGTGGTCGTGGAGCTGAAGGACCAGCACCCGGACGCCCCGTTCGTCTGCCATCCTGAGTGCAATCCGGCCGTGGTGGCGCTGGCCGACCACGTCTGCTCCACCACCGGGATGTACGACTACTGCCGCAAATCGAGCGCGAAACGCTTCATCATCGGCACCGAGGCGGGCATCCTCTGGCGCCTCAAGCGCGAGAACCCGGACAAGGAGTTCATCCTCGCCTCCCCGGCCCTCATCTGTCCGAACATGAAGCTCACCTCCCTGGAGGACGTGCACGAGGCGCTCGTCAACATGCGCCCGGTGGTGAAGGTCCCCGAGGAGACCCGTGTCCCGGCCAAGCGTGCGCTGGACCGCATGCTCGCCATCCCGAGGGACTAA
- the tatB gene encoding Sec-independent protein translocase protein TatB, with protein MFGIGMPELVIILVIALIVIGPQKLPDLAKSLGKGLAEFKKATDDFKQTIEADSRTDEEKEHLAKLAEAKKKAEEEKAKEAEELRAKVEGNVAEPVAAAAATEPEKKA; from the coding sequence ATGTTTGGAATCGGGATGCCTGAACTGGTCATCATTTTGGTTATAGCGCTCATCGTCATCGGGCCGCAGAAGCTCCCTGACCTGGCGAAGTCCCTTGGGAAGGGGTTGGCCGAGTTCAAGAAGGCGACGGACGATTTCAAGCAGACCATCGAGGCGGACAGCAGGACCGACGAGGAGAAGGAACACCTGGCGAAGCTCGCCGAGGCCAAGAAGAAGGCCGAGGAGGAGAAGGCCAAGGAGGCCGAGGAACTCAGGGCAAAGGTGGAAGGAAACGTCGCCGAGCCGGTGGCCGCCGCGGCAGCAACCGAGCCGGAAAAGAAGGCTTAG
- the ybgF gene encoding tol-pal system protein YbgF, translating to MSMTRVALGALVLLTFFGCASQSDLESVRRDTDEMKNRIFTLDKGLNEVRGEVKEGVEKSLAGYRQSLETLQADVAGYQKDMASIRKGGADLQATLESARVDMQLLTGKIDDVRIMAQKPADDIALLKEDLNKRLSAIEERMTKLEKGLEEQKKKQLPAPVTPEVLYQQGYDALKGGERAKAREIFASFLLQFPKQPLAANAQYWIGESYYSEKNWEQAVLEFQEVIKNYPSSEKTPAAMLKQGMAFRELGDNKSAAYIMRKLVEEHPKSEEAKVAREKYKIK from the coding sequence ATGTCAATGACGAGGGTGGCGCTGGGTGCGCTGGTTCTGCTCACCTTTTTCGGCTGCGCCAGCCAGAGTGATCTGGAATCGGTCCGCCGCGACACGGACGAGATGAAGAACCGCATCTTCACCTTGGACAAAGGGCTGAACGAAGTCCGCGGCGAGGTGAAGGAAGGGGTTGAGAAGTCGCTGGCCGGTTACCGGCAGAGTCTGGAGACGCTCCAGGCCGACGTCGCCGGCTACCAGAAGGATATGGCCTCCATTCGCAAGGGTGGCGCCGACCTGCAGGCAACGCTCGAGAGCGCTCGGGTGGACATGCAGCTTCTTACCGGCAAGATCGATGACGTCCGCATCATGGCTCAAAAGCCCGCCGACGATATCGCCCTTTTGAAGGAAGACCTGAACAAGCGCCTGTCCGCCATCGAAGAGCGCATGACGAAGCTGGAGAAAGGGCTCGAGGAGCAGAAGAAAAAGCAGCTCCCCGCACCGGTTACCCCGGAGGTGCTCTACCAGCAAGGCTATGACGCGCTGAAGGGGGGGGAGAGGGCGAAAGCGCGCGAGATCTTCGCTTCATTCCTGCTCCAGTTCCCCAAGCAGCCCCTGGCAGCCAACGCACAGTACTGGATCGGCGAGAGTTACTATTCCGAGAAGAACTGGGAACAGGCGGTGCTGGAATTCCAGGAAGTGATCAAGAACTACCCTTCGAGCGAGAAAACTCCGGCGGCGATGCTTAAGCAGGGTATGGCCTTCAGGGAACTTGGCGACAACAAAAGCGCAGCCTACATCATGAGAAAACTGGTGGAGGAGCACCCAAAGAGCGAAGAAGCCAAGGTCGCCAGGGAGAAATACAAAATCAAGTAA
- the pal gene encoding peptidoglycan-associated lipoprotein Pal, with amino-acid sequence MRNKITGCLVVLSLGALVAGGCAKKEIVKPEEQAPAVTAPAPEVSKPAQPQAQPQAPVTEQTPVREPVVAPEPTRQTTGSTGTDLQGQLQKIYFNFDSSDLSEDSRSTLSKNAEYLSKQQGAKIRIEGNCDERGSDDYNMALGERRAKAAKDYLVNLGIATDRISTISYGEEKPVDQGHDEAAWAKNRRDEFVVVK; translated from the coding sequence ATGCGCAATAAAATCACCGGATGCCTTGTTGTTCTCAGTTTAGGAGCGCTGGTAGCGGGAGGCTGCGCCAAGAAAGAGATCGTGAAGCCCGAGGAGCAGGCTCCGGCTGTTACGGCCCCCGCCCCAGAAGTGTCCAAACCGGCCCAGCCGCAGGCACAGCCGCAGGCTCCGGTCACCGAGCAGACCCCGGTACGCGAGCCGGTAGTGGCCCCGGAACCGACCAGGCAGACGACTGGTTCCACGGGCACCGACTTGCAGGGGCAGTTGCAGAAGATCTACTTCAACTTCGACTCTTCGGACCTCTCCGAAGACTCCCGCAGCACCCTCTCGAAAAACGCGGAATACCTCAGCAAACAGCAGGGGGCTAAGATCCGCATCGAAGGGAACTGCGACGAGCGCGGCTCCGACGACTACAACATGGCTCTTGGCGAGAGAAGGGCCAAGGCCGCGAAGGACTACCTCGTCAACCTGGGAATCGCCACCGACCGGATCAGCACCATCAGCTACGGTGAGGAAAAGCCCGTAGACCAGGGACACGACGAGGCTGCCTGGGCGAAGAACAGAAGGGACGAATTCGTGGTAGTCAAGTAA
- the tolB gene encoding Tol-Pal system beta propeller repeat protein TolB, with product MRTFFLLFFLLLAPRLFAAEGYIDVTAPVSGKLKLFIAPTAVLSGQAPAETAKELPELFGFDLAIAGPFEISADATSPLVLKSSVGVQGETATIECRLVDQVLNREVAAKRYTGRAKDLRRMGHAFSDEVLRVLTGQKGPFTGKIAYVSKVSGNKEIYIMDYDGHNAQRLSNNGSINLYPDFAPSGKEVIYTSYKKGNPDLYRRELFTGLEARVSFRSGLNAMGVFSPDGNRIALVLSKDGNSEIYVISRDGKEVSRLTKNHAIDVSPAWSPDGSKIAFVSDRLGKPQIFVMDSNGGNVRRLTTSGSYNVTPRWSPKGDRIVYARKEGAFQIYAINPDGTQDTQLTSAGSNEHPRFSPDGRFIVFSSTRDGGEGLYLMRADGSTQTRISPNKGQNTHPTWSVNW from the coding sequence ATGAGAACATTTTTCCTTCTGTTTTTCCTCCTCCTGGCGCCCCGGCTCTTCGCGGCCGAGGGATACATCGACGTAACGGCTCCGGTCTCCGGGAAGCTGAAGCTCTTCATCGCCCCGACCGCGGTGCTCTCCGGCCAGGCGCCGGCCGAAACGGCGAAGGAGCTCCCGGAGCTCTTCGGCTTCGACCTTGCCATCGCCGGTCCCTTCGAGATCAGTGCAGACGCGACGAGCCCGCTGGTGTTGAAGAGTTCCGTCGGCGTGCAGGGCGAAACGGCCACCATCGAATGTCGCCTGGTGGACCAGGTGCTGAACCGCGAGGTGGCCGCCAAGCGCTACACCGGCAGGGCCAAGGACCTGCGCCGCATGGGGCATGCCTTCTCGGACGAGGTGTTGCGCGTCTTAACCGGCCAGAAGGGCCCCTTCACCGGCAAGATAGCCTACGTCTCCAAGGTCTCCGGCAACAAAGAGATCTACATCATGGACTACGACGGGCACAACGCCCAGCGGCTCTCCAACAACGGCTCGATCAACCTCTATCCCGACTTCGCCCCTTCCGGCAAGGAAGTCATCTACACCTCATATAAGAAGGGGAACCCGGACCTCTACCGTCGCGAGCTCTTCACCGGCCTCGAGGCACGCGTCTCCTTCCGCAGCGGCCTGAACGCCATGGGGGTCTTCTCTCCCGACGGCAACAGGATCGCCCTCGTGCTCTCCAAGGACGGCAACTCCGAGATCTACGTCATCTCGCGAGACGGAAAGGAAGTTTCCCGGCTGACGAAAAACCACGCCATCGATGTTTCCCCGGCTTGGTCCCCCGACGGCTCCAAGATCGCCTTCGTCTCCGACCGTCTCGGCAAGCCGCAGATCTTCGTGATGGACTCTAACGGCGGCAACGTAAGACGCCTCACCACGAGCGGCTCCTACAACGTGACGCCGCGCTGGTCGCCCAAGGGGGACCGCATCGTCTACGCCCGCAAGGAAGGCGCCTTCCAGATCTACGCCATCAATCCGGACGGGACCCAGGACACCCAGCTCACCAGCGCCGGGAGCAACGAGCATCCCCGATTCTCCCCGGACGGCCGCTTCATCGTCTTCAGTTCCACCCGGGACGGTGGCGAAGGACTCTACCTGATGCGCGCAGACGGCAGCACTCAGACCAGGATCTCCCCCAACAAGGGACAGAACACCCATCCCACCTGGTCGGTGAACTGGTAG
- a CDS encoding TonB C-terminal domain-containing protein: MINALRRNYPGPGGMFALSFICHLVVFLVIAYWHILPQFHEDETPVTYVDMVTLPVASPQSGTPAPSQQESKAPAAPAPAPPAPAAPAMALPTKPAAKAPTAKAKAEQQKEAAEAKAFNERMAKMERQADDRRQAAALDALKKKGSARTGMPGGKGTQAGSDYSSYLQSRLKDALKETMAMQAKAPQVMATITVSPDGYIDYHVEKPSGDPLFDDAVRRAVTLAGKTLVPPPNGAYFKRVFRFRPEGVGIK; encoded by the coding sequence ATGATAAACGCGTTAAGGCGCAACTACCCGGGACCGGGGGGGATGTTCGCACTCTCCTTCATCTGCCACCTGGTCGTGTTCCTGGTCATCGCCTACTGGCACATCCTGCCCCAGTTCCATGAGGATGAAACCCCGGTCACGTACGTCGACATGGTTACCCTCCCGGTAGCCTCGCCGCAAAGCGGCACACCTGCACCCTCCCAACAGGAGAGCAAGGCCCCTGCCGCACCGGCTCCGGCCCCTCCCGCACCGGCCGCTCCGGCCATGGCTCTGCCCACCAAGCCCGCCGCAAAAGCACCAACGGCAAAAGCCAAGGCGGAACAGCAGAAGGAGGCGGCCGAAGCCAAGGCGTTCAACGAGCGCATGGCGAAGATGGAACGGCAGGCTGACGACCGGCGTCAAGCCGCAGCGCTGGACGCGCTGAAGAAAAAAGGGAGTGCCCGGACCGGGATGCCCGGCGGCAAAGGAACACAGGCGGGAAGCGACTATTCCTCGTACCTGCAGTCCCGCCTGAAGGACGCGCTCAAAGAGACCATGGCGATGCAGGCCAAGGCGCCGCAGGTGATGGCGACCATCACCGTGTCGCCAGACGGGTACATCGACTACCACGTGGAGAAACCATCAGGAGACCCGCTTTTCGACGACGCGGTGCGGCGCGCCGTGACGCTCGCCGGAAAGACGCTGGTCCCACCACCGAACGGCGCTTATTTCAAGCGGGTGTTCCGTTTCAGGCCTGAAGGGGTCGGTATAAAATGA
- the tolR gene encoding protein TolR — translation MEFGNRENGDRGTMSQINVTPLVDVMLVLLIIFMVTAPMMQQGVQVNLPKAETKSLAPKEDTLVVSIEQSGKTFINSSEISPDLLKEKLTTMLAGREKREVFLKADRAVPYGDVVKVMAQIKGAGVERLGMVTESPQRQ, via the coding sequence ATGGAGTTCGGCAACAGGGAAAACGGCGATCGCGGCACCATGTCGCAGATAAACGTCACCCCGCTGGTCGACGTCATGCTGGTGCTCCTGATCATCTTCATGGTCACCGCACCGATGATGCAGCAGGGGGTCCAGGTCAACCTTCCCAAGGCGGAGACGAAGTCTCTCGCGCCCAAGGAGGACACCCTGGTGGTCTCGATCGAACAGTCGGGGAAGACCTTCATCAACTCCTCGGAAATCTCTCCTGACCTTCTGAAGGAGAAACTCACCACCATGCTGGCCGGCAGGGAAAAACGCGAGGTTTTCCTCAAGGCCGACCGTGCCGTCCCTTACGGCGACGTGGTCAAGGTGATGGCCCAGATCAAGGGAGCCGGGGTTGAACGCCTCGGCATGGTGACGGAGTCCCCGCAGCGGCAATGA
- the tolQ gene encoding protein TolQ, with amino-acid sequence MGMLASTGLVVKLVLMLLLYFSVVSWGIIFYKLLQVYRANGASERFLEFFWKAKRFDAISSQLDRFEHSPLTVLFQEGYGELKRLQEKVEEKADPNIVSTDLGGVDNIARALRRATTSEITRLEKYLTFLATTGATAPFVGLFGTVWGIMTAFEQIGKSGSASLAVVAPGIAEALIATAIGLVAAIPAVMGYNHFQHKIKVLISEMDSFSTEFLNIVQRNFGR; translated from the coding sequence GTGGGCATGCTTGCTTCGACCGGCCTGGTCGTAAAACTGGTTCTTATGCTGTTGCTCTATTTCTCGGTCGTTTCTTGGGGCATCATCTTCTACAAGCTGCTTCAGGTGTACCGCGCCAACGGCGCCTCCGAGCGCTTCCTCGAATTCTTCTGGAAAGCCAAACGTTTCGACGCCATCAGCTCCCAGTTGGACCGCTTCGAGCATTCCCCTCTCACCGTCCTCTTCCAGGAAGGGTACGGCGAACTGAAAAGACTGCAGGAAAAGGTAGAGGAAAAGGCAGATCCCAACATCGTCAGCACCGATCTGGGCGGGGTGGACAACATAGCCCGCGCCCTGCGCCGCGCCACCACCTCCGAGATCACCAGGCTCGAGAAGTACCTCACCTTCCTCGCCACCACCGGCGCCACCGCCCCGTTCGTCGGGCTCTTCGGCACCGTCTGGGGCATCATGACCGCCTTCGAACAGATCGGCAAGAGCGGCTCCGCGTCGCTCGCCGTAGTCGCGCCGGGTATCGCCGAGGCGCTCATCGCCACCGCGATCGGCCTGGTAGCCGCCATCCCTGCCGTCATGGGTTACAACCATTTCCAGCACAAGATCAAGGTGCTCATCTCCGAGATGGACAGCTTCTCCACCGAATTCCTCAACATCGTGCAGCGCAACTTCGGGAGATAA
- a CDS encoding carbon-nitrogen family hydrolase — protein MNKSIKAAAVQFTIALGDIETNVAYATEKLRQLAREGVELAVLPEMWSCGFAYRELNNLAQRTPEVLEKIQALSAELSMVIVGSLPEPHGDKVFNTSYIMDRGRLAGSYRKMHLFGMMGEDRHLDRGDSVCLLDTSVGKIGAMICYDLRFPELARRLAVDGAEIIVVPGEWPKPREEHWRTLIRARAIENQLFVVAANTCGIVGKLDFFGSSLLVGPKGEILAEGGYENCEPTAILDPAEVTAWRQSINCFQDRRPECY, from the coding sequence ATGAATAAAAGCATCAAGGCCGCTGCGGTGCAGTTTACCATCGCGCTTGGGGATATCGAAACCAACGTCGCGTATGCGACTGAGAAGCTCCGCCAGTTGGCCCGGGAAGGGGTGGAGCTCGCCGTTTTGCCGGAGATGTGGAGCTGCGGCTTCGCCTACCGGGAGTTGAACAACCTGGCGCAACGCACCCCGGAAGTGCTTGAAAAGATACAGGCCCTCAGCGCGGAACTTTCCATGGTTATCGTTGGGAGCCTCCCTGAGCCGCACGGCGACAAGGTCTTCAATACCTCTTATATAATGGACCGCGGCAGGCTCGCCGGGAGCTATCGTAAGATGCACCTCTTCGGCATGATGGGCGAGGACCGCCACCTGGACCGCGGCGACTCCGTCTGCCTCCTGGATACCAGCGTAGGCAAAATCGGCGCCATGATCTGCTACGATCTCCGCTTCCCGGAGCTCGCCCGTCGCCTCGCGGTGGACGGCGCCGAAATCATCGTAGTACCTGGCGAATGGCCCAAGCCGCGCGAGGAGCACTGGCGCACGCTGATCCGGGCACGCGCCATCGAAAACCAGCTCTTCGTTGTCGCCGCCAACACCTGCGGCATAGTCGGCAAGCTCGACTTCTTCGGCTCCTCCCTCTTGGTGGGCCCGAAAGGTGAAATCCTCGCCGAAGGAGGTTACGAAAACTGCGAACCGACCGCGATCCTTGACCCGGCCGAGGTGACGGCCTGGCGCCAGAGCATCAACTGCTTTCAGGACAGACGGCCGGAGTGCTACTAA
- the hemW gene encoding radical SAM family heme chaperone HemW yields the protein MRAGLYVHFPFCLKKCLYCDFNSAAGSGEDAERYVEFLLREMELRYAALPEAVQAPTLYFGGGTPSLMAPEQVGRIIDRAARRFGLAGDAEVTLEANPGTITPERLAGYRAAGVNRLSLGIQSFDERLLQMLGRVHTRQQAISAFDEARRAGFDNLSIDLMHSLPGQTLEEWRAALCRAIELAPEHISAYALSVEEGTPFERLYDEGALVLPGEEEAARMFEATSEMLKAAGYLHYEISNFARPGLFSRHNLSYWSRQSYLGFGSGAHSFWNPDGIGLRWSNAVDAASYREEVSASVLPERDRLELAPDEAVAESFFLGLRVLTGLGLAPLKASFDAELLAPRLAQVDELLRDGLLVAQGDTIRLADSSVIIANSIFSRFL from the coding sequence ATGCGAGCAGGTCTGTACGTACATTTCCCCTTCTGCCTGAAAAAATGCCTCTACTGCGACTTCAATTCCGCGGCCGGATCCGGGGAGGATGCGGAGCGTTACGTAGAGTTTCTGCTGCGCGAGATGGAGCTGCGTTATGCGGCGCTCCCGGAAGCGGTACAGGCCCCGACCCTCTACTTCGGCGGGGGCACTCCCTCACTCATGGCACCGGAGCAGGTCGGCCGCATCATCGATAGGGCGGCGCGGCGCTTCGGACTTGCCGGTGACGCCGAGGTCACCCTGGAGGCGAATCCGGGTACGATAACCCCGGAGCGGCTTGCGGGGTATCGCGCCGCGGGGGTGAACCGGCTCTCCCTGGGGATACAATCCTTCGACGAGCGCCTGTTGCAAATGCTCGGCAGGGTACACACGCGCCAGCAGGCTATCTCCGCTTTCGACGAGGCGCGCCGTGCCGGGTTCGACAACCTGAGCATCGACCTCATGCACTCCCTCCCCGGGCAGACGCTTGAGGAGTGGCGCGCCGCCCTCTGTCGTGCCATCGAGCTCGCACCCGAGCACATCTCCGCCTACGCCCTCTCGGTGGAAGAGGGGACTCCGTTTGAGCGCCTCTACGACGAAGGGGCGCTCGTTCTTCCAGGCGAGGAGGAGGCGGCGCGCATGTTCGAGGCAACCTCGGAGATGCTCAAGGCTGCTGGCTACCTGCACTACGAGATCTCCAACTTCGCACGTCCCGGACTCTTTTCCCGCCACAACCTCTCCTACTGGAGCCGTCAAAGCTACCTGGGTTTCGGCAGCGGAGCCCACTCCTTCTGGAACCCCGACGGGATAGGCCTGCGCTGGAGTAACGCGGTGGATGCGGCTTCCTACCGGGAAGAAGTTTCCGCTTCCGTCCTCCCTGAGCGCGACCGGCTGGAGCTCGCGCCGGACGAAGCTGTGGCGGAGAGCTTCTTCCTGGGCTTGCGCGTCCTGACCGGTCTCGGTCTCGCCCCGCTCAAGGCCTCCTTCGATGCCGAGCTGCTGGCACCCCGCCTGGCGCAGGTGGACGAGCTTTTGCGCGACGGCCTTCTAGTCGCCCAAGGTGACACCATAAGGCTCGCCGACAGCAGCGTGATCATCGCCAACAGCATCTTCTCCCGCTTTCTCTAA
- the hrcA gene encoding heat-inducible transcriptional repressor HrcA: protein MEEQLSDRGKRILEAVIEDYIQTAEPVGSRTITRSHALALSPATVRNVMSDLEEMGLLTSPHTSAGRIPTDKAYRLYVNSILEARQNLTAGKRDEIRRRCRMAGKDPAEVLKEASRLLSSTSSYMGVVIAPRMAANVFHQMEFVKLSSHRILAILVSQNGTVQNRLLEIDEEIAQEDLVRMANYLNGMLQGLTIGQVRERLLAELQSEKVQYDSLMKKALALSEQTIRTDSAEIFLEGQANILEQPEFADAAKMREIFRAFEKKSTLLDLLDRSMLAEGVQIFIGAESPLLKMEGMSLVTSTYLTGKDTVGVLGVIGPTRMGYGRVIPIVDYTAKLISRMLEGE from the coding sequence ATGGAAGAACAACTTTCCGATCGCGGCAAACGCATCCTCGAGGCAGTCATCGAGGATTATATACAAACGGCCGAGCCGGTGGGTAGCAGGACGATCACCCGCAGCCACGCGCTCGCCCTTTCGCCGGCCACGGTGCGCAACGTCATGTCCGATCTCGAGGAGATGGGGCTTTTGACTTCGCCGCACACCTCGGCCGGACGCATCCCCACGGACAAGGCCTACCGCCTCTACGTCAACTCGATCCTCGAGGCGAGGCAGAACCTGACCGCCGGCAAGCGCGACGAGATCCGCAGGCGCTGCCGGATGGCCGGAAAAGACCCGGCCGAGGTGCTCAAGGAGGCAAGCCGCCTTCTCTCCAGCACCTCGAGCTACATGGGGGTGGTGATCGCCCCCCGCATGGCAGCCAACGTCTTCCACCAGATGGAATTCGTGAAGCTCTCTAGCCACCGCATCCTGGCCATCCTGGTCTCTCAGAACGGGACGGTGCAGAACCGGCTCCTGGAGATCGACGAGGAGATCGCCCAGGAAGACCTGGTCCGCATGGCCAACTACCTGAACGGGATGCTGCAGGGGCTCACCATCGGGCAGGTGCGTGAGCGGCTTTTGGCCGAGCTGCAGAGCGAGAAGGTGCAGTACGACTCGCTGATGAAGAAGGCGCTCGCGCTTTCCGAGCAGACCATCAGGACCGACAGCGCAGAGATCTTTCTCGAAGGTCAGGCGAACATCCTTGAACAGCCCGAATTCGCCGATGCGGCCAAAATGCGCGAGATCTTCCGCGCCTTCGAGAAGAAGAGTACGCTCCTCGACCTCCTGGACCGCTCGATGCTGGCCGAGGGGGTGCAGATCTTCATCGGGGCGGAGTCGCCGCTTTTGAAGATGGAAGGGATGAGCCTCGTTACTTCGACCTACCTTACCGGCAAGGACACGGTGGGCGTTTTGGGGGTCATCGGACCGACCCGTATGGGGTACGGACGCGTGATCCCGATCGTGGACTACACCGCAAAGCTGATTAGCCGCATGCTCGAAGGCGAGTAG